A window from Rana temporaria chromosome 8, aRanTem1.1, whole genome shotgun sequence encodes these proteins:
- the LOC120910644 gene encoding zinc finger protein 572-like: protein MHLSNHIVHQRSHTGEKPYCCPDCGKCFAQKVVLITHQRSHTGEKPYSCPKCGKCFARISNLITHQRSHTGEKPYSCPECGKCFLRKSDVSKHQRSHIGKKLYPEAPQTVRDGAGPSYSSYPEEPQTSICFHPGNASSCFHLNDVCYSQDRKCSLGSVLNHKICRKNAQLHVCETQMFLADKDMPQSR, encoded by the exons ATGCACCTTTCAAATCATAtcgtacatcagagatctcacacaggggagaagccatattgctGTCCTGATTGTGGAAAATGTTTTGCACAGAAAGTAGTTCTTATcacacatcaaagatctcacacgggggagaagccatattcttgtCCTAAATGCGGAAAATGTTTTGCACGGATTTCAAATCTTATcacacatcaaagatctcacactggagaaaagccgtattcctgtcctgagtgtgggaaatgctttTTACGGAAGTCCGATGTTTCCAAACATCAAAGATCTCATATTGGAAAAAAACTGTATCCTGAAgcacctcagactgtgcgggatggtgccggaccatcgtattcctcttatcctgaggaacctcaga CAAGCATCTGCTTCCATCCTGGCAATGCAAGTTCCTGTTTTCATCTCAATGATGTATGTTACAGTCAGGACAGAAAATGTTCTCTGGGCTCTGTCTTAAACCACAAGATATGTCGCAAGAATGCACAGCTCCATGTATGTGAAACACAGATGTTTCTTGCAGATAAAGATATGCCACAGTCTAGGTGA